One window of the Bacteroidota bacterium genome contains the following:
- a CDS encoding LytTR family DNA-binding domain-containing protein → MKVVIIEDEYPAANRLRTLLEKVDAPVEILDVLDSVSGACSWFETHPSPDLVLSDIQLSDGLSFEVFERMQLRAPIIFTTAYDEYAIKAFKLNSIDYLVKPIQVEELNAALNKFVETRPAHRSDQVQQELLDLLKGVQTREIAYKERFLVKGGEALVPVFQTEIAYFSASNEITHLVRADGKRFIVDYTLSDLEERLNPGAFFRANRQYIVQASAIRRVFPYFNGRLLLSLHPQAREDVLVSKSKASRFKQWFDGG, encoded by the coding sequence GTGAAGGTTGTAATTATTGAAGACGAATATCCGGCTGCCAACCGACTGCGTACGCTGCTGGAAAAGGTTGACGCGCCAGTTGAGATTCTTGATGTACTCGATAGCGTTTCGGGTGCCTGTTCGTGGTTTGAAACCCATCCTTCTCCCGACCTGGTATTGTCTGATATCCAGCTTTCCGACGGACTGAGTTTCGAAGTATTCGAAAGGATGCAACTCAGGGCACCGATCATTTTTACGACGGCGTACGACGAATACGCTATCAAAGCATTCAAGCTCAACAGCATTGACTACCTGGTTAAACCCATCCAGGTTGAGGAGCTCAATGCTGCGCTCAACAAGTTTGTAGAAACCCGGCCGGCGCACCGTAGTGACCAGGTGCAGCAAGAATTGTTAGATCTATTAAAAGGCGTCCAAACGCGTGAGATCGCCTACAAAGAACGATTCCTTGTCAAAGGCGGCGAAGCCCTTGTGCCGGTTTTTCAGACCGAGATTGCCTACTTCTCGGCATCGAACGAGATTACACACCTTGTGCGCGCAGACGGGAAACGGTTCATCGTGGATTATACCTTGAGCGATCTGGAAGAGCGGCTGAATCCGGGCGCATTCTTCAGGGCGAACCGGCAGTATATAGTACAAGCCTCTGCGATAAGACGCGTCTTTCCCTATTTCAATGGCCGGCTCTTGTTGTCTCTTCATCCGCAGGCAAGGGAAGATGTGCTGGTGAGTAAGTCCAAAGCTTCGCGTTTCAAACAGTGGTTTGACGGCGGGTGA